A region from the Chitinophagaceae bacterium genome encodes:
- the gldL gene encoding gliding motility protein GldL yields MEAKVKGKLDGLTMAYGIGASIVITGMMFKFLNWQYANEMLFIGLTTEAIVFFISAFELKRPEKEYKWDKLFPQLTTDQPTGVEQLEEMVQKANVDPMIIERLTNSIEKLENNVHKMSETSNLAHLNEQIDRMRVSSENFEREINRLNKSMSDMSKQYDKVLNVMGGKNLD; encoded by the coding sequence ATGGAAGCAAAAGTTAAAGGAAAATTAGACGGTTTGACAATGGCATATGGTATCGGTGCATCAATAGTAATCACCGGTATGATGTTCAAATTCTTAAATTGGCAATACGCCAACGAAATGCTATTTATAGGCCTGACAACGGAAGCAATAGTATTCTTTATTTCAGCTTTTGAGTTAAAAAGACCGGAAAAAGAATACAAATGGGATAAACTTTTTCCTCAATTGACTACAGACCAGCCAACAGGTGTGGAACAATTAGAAGAAATGGTCCAAAAAGCAAATGTTGACCCTATGATTATTGAACGTTTGACAAATAGCATTGAGAAGCTGGAGAACAATGTTCACAAAATGTCTGAAACATCTAATCTGGCTCATTTGAATGAGCAGATTGACAGAATGCGTGTTTCTTCTGAAAATTTTGAACGTGAAATTAACAGACTGAATAAAAGTATGTCTGATATGTCTAAGCAATATGATAAAGTATTGAATGTAATGGGCGGAAAGAATTTAGACTAA
- the gap gene encoding type I glyceraldehyde-3-phosphate dehydrogenase, which produces MKKVRIAINGFGRIGRLTTNYINKVFANELEVVAVNDLTDNKTLAHLLKYDSAHGVQDFEISYDDKKITAGKNEILVFSEKDPENLPWGDLDIDIVLECTGKFRKADVLSKHIKAGAKKVILSAPSKDNSVKSFVLGVNDSEITAGDTIISNASCTTNCLAPMAKILNENWGIEEGFMTTVHAYTGDQNLQDGPHKDLRRARAAAQNIVPTTTGAAQAVELVIPELKGKLSGFAARVPVIDGSLTDFTCLLKKHATKEEINLTFKRAAESNLKGLLEYTEEPLVSSDIIGNNHSCIFDSSLTDVRTKLVKVIGWYDNEQGYAARMADMCICLKKYI; this is translated from the coding sequence ATGAAAAAAGTTAGAATTGCTATAAATGGGTTTGGCAGAATTGGCAGGCTTACAACAAATTATATTAACAAAGTTTTTGCTAATGAATTAGAAGTTGTAGCTGTAAATGATCTTACAGATAACAAAACACTCGCTCATCTGCTAAAATATGACTCTGCTCATGGCGTCCAGGATTTTGAGATAAGTTATGATGATAAAAAAATTACAGCAGGTAAAAATGAAATTTTAGTTTTTAGTGAAAAAGACCCGGAAAATTTACCCTGGGGTGATTTAGATATAGATATTGTTTTGGAATGTACCGGAAAGTTCAGAAAAGCTGATGTTTTATCTAAACACATTAAAGCAGGTGCTAAAAAAGTAATTCTTTCTGCTCCTTCAAAAGATAATAGTGTTAAATCGTTTGTACTAGGTGTTAATGATAGTGAAATTACTGCGGGCGATACCATAATCAGTAATGCGTCCTGCACTACTAACTGTTTAGCGCCGATGGCGAAAATATTAAATGAAAACTGGGGTATTGAAGAAGGTTTTATGACCACCGTTCACGCTTACACCGGTGATCAAAATTTACAGGATGGCCCGCACAAAGATTTACGAAGGGCAAGAGCTGCTGCTCAAAACATAGTGCCGACAACTACCGGTGCAGCACAAGCAGTGGAATTAGTGATTCCTGAACTAAAAGGTAAACTATCCGGCTTTGCTGCCAGAGTTCCGGTTATTGATGGTTCTTTAACAGACTTTACCTGCTTGCTTAAAAAGCATGCTACAAAAGAAGAAATAAATCTAACTTTCAAAAGAGCAGCTGAAAGCAATTTAAAAGGTTTGCTTGAATATACTGAAGAACCATTGGTTTCTTCTGACATAATCGGAAATAATCATAGTTGCATTTTTGATTCCTCTTTAACCGACGTTAGAACAAAACTGGTTAAAGTAATTGGTTGGTATGATAATGAACAGGGATATGCTGCGAGAATGGCTGACATGTGTATTTGTCTAAAAAAATATATTTAA
- a CDS encoding deoxynucleoside kinase, translating to MTEKDSQTNKIKHIAVAGNIGSGKTTLTEKLAKHFKWEAHYEEVNNNPYLFDFYNDMRRWSFNLQIFFLNNRFKQAIKIKEGEQTVVQDRTIYEDANIFAPNLNAMGLMSTRDFENYLSLFKTISYMIGPPDLIIYLRASLPTLVNQIQKRGRDYEENIRLDYLKRLNEYYEKWITAYDEGNLLIIDVDKINFAENPEHLGDVINKVNAKIGGGLF from the coding sequence ATGACAGAGAAAGACTCTCAGACTAATAAAATAAAGCATATAGCTGTAGCCGGCAATATCGGCTCCGGGAAAACAACCTTAACTGAAAAGCTGGCTAAGCATTTTAAATGGGAAGCCCACTATGAGGAGGTAAACAACAATCCTTACTTATTTGATTTTTATAATGATATGAGGAGATGGTCGTTTAATTTGCAGATTTTCTTTTTAAATAATCGTTTTAAGCAGGCTATAAAAATTAAAGAAGGTGAGCAAACGGTAGTTCAGGACAGAACTATTTATGAGGATGCAAATATTTTCGCACCCAATTTAAATGCTATGGGCCTGATGTCTACCCGGGATTTTGAGAATTACCTGAGTTTGTTTAAAACCATAAGTTATATGATTGGACCTCCGGATTTGATTATATATTTGAGAGCATCTTTACCTACTTTAGTGAATCAAATACAGAAGAGAGGACGGGATTATGAAGAAAATATCCGTTTGGATTACTTGAAAAGACTAAATGAGTATTATGAAAAGTGGATTACCGCTTATGACGAAGGCAACTTACTGATAATAGATGTTGATAAAATTAATTTTGCTGAGAATCCTGAACACTTAGGGGATGTAATCAACAAAGTTAATGCAAAAATAGGCGGGGGTTTATTTTAA
- a CDS encoding tetratricopeptide repeat protein, which produces MQKIIFTFSPVILIMFIAIAELKAEEDKIEELLVTYNNALDFLNTEDFESALPLLTEVIRSSPSNSDLMHLALSHRGSCYYELNQYFLAVNDFNAALFVNVKENIYHNSETTEFLTEYINGINYFLSGSAKQLTGSQSAACADWLRSRNLGERRADEMIRKYCQ; this is translated from the coding sequence ATGCAGAAAATAATTTTTACATTCTCCCCGGTTATATTAATTATGTTTATAGCAATTGCAGAGCTTAAAGCAGAAGAAGATAAAATAGAGGAATTGTTGGTTACTTATAATAATGCATTAGATTTTTTAAACACGGAAGATTTTGAATCAGCCCTTCCGCTTTTAACAGAAGTTATTCGAAGCAGTCCTTCTAATAGCGACCTAATGCACTTAGCACTTAGCCATAGAGGGAGTTGTTATTATGAACTTAATCAGTATTTTCTTGCAGTAAACGATTTTAATGCGGCACTTTTTGTAAATGTTAAAGAAAATATTTACCATAATAGTGAAACAACAGAATTTTTAACAGAATACATTAACGGAATTAATTATTTTCTTTCAGGAAGTGCCAAGCAGCTAACCGGTTCCCAATCCGCTGCCTGTGCGGATTGGCTGAGGTCCAGAAACCTTGGAGAGAGGCGTGCAGATGAAATGATACGTAAATATTGTCAATAA
- a CDS encoding phosphoglycerate kinase: protein MTLRTIDDVNFSGKKVLLRVDFNVPVKEGKISDETRINAALPTIEKVLKDGGKLIIMSHFGRPKSGYEEKFSLHQIKKRLAEVTNTVVNFNGFTIGNEAEKMSNDLNPGEIYLLENTRFFEGETKGDKDFAEKLSKLGDIYINDAFGAAHRAHASTTTVAYFFPPDYRIAGKLMESEIKNAEKVLLNHQKPFTAILGGAKVSDKINLIEQLTEKADNILIGGGMAYTFIKSEGGEIGNSLFEKESIPVIEKIKEIAEKNNCRLILPEDSIIADSFSETASVKTVKSKEIPENWMGLDIGPESRKTYSEIILESKTILWNGPMGVFEMEPFQHGTAEIAKKVAEATENGCFSLVGGGDSVSAVKKFKLEEKISYISTGGGALLEFFEGKKLPGIIALTNE, encoded by the coding sequence ATGACTTTACGTACAATAGATGATGTCAATTTTAGTGGAAAAAAAGTGCTATTGCGAGTGGACTTTAATGTGCCTGTGAAAGAAGGCAAAATTTCAGATGAAACAAGAATTAATGCTGCTCTTCCTACTATAGAAAAAGTATTAAAGGATGGGGGGAAACTGATTATCATGTCCCACTTTGGAAGACCTAAGTCAGGCTATGAAGAAAAATTCAGTTTGCACCAAATTAAAAAAAGGCTGGCGGAAGTGACCAATACCGTTGTTAATTTTAACGGCTTTACAATTGGTAACGAAGCTGAAAAAATGAGCAATGATTTAAATCCCGGAGAAATCTACCTACTCGAAAATACCCGCTTTTTTGAAGGAGAAACCAAAGGTGATAAGGATTTTGCCGAAAAACTTTCCAAACTGGGAGATATTTATATCAATGATGCTTTTGGAGCGGCTCACAGAGCGCATGCTTCAACCACGACTGTAGCATATTTTTTCCCGCCGGATTACAGGATAGCAGGAAAGCTTATGGAAAGTGAAATTAAAAATGCTGAAAAAGTTTTACTGAATCATCAAAAACCTTTTACTGCCATTCTGGGTGGTGCAAAAGTTTCGGATAAAATAAATTTAATTGAGCAATTGACTGAAAAAGCAGACAACATACTTATAGGCGGTGGCATGGCTTATACTTTTATTAAGTCTGAAGGTGGAGAAATAGGAAACTCCCTTTTTGAAAAAGAAAGCATTCCTGTGATTGAAAAAATAAAAGAAATAGCCGAAAAAAATAATTGCAGGTTAATTTTACCTGAAGATTCAATTATTGCAGACAGCTTTTCAGAAACAGCTTCCGTTAAAACCGTTAAAAGTAAAGAAATTCCGGAAAATTGGATGGGTCTGGACATAGGGCCTGAAAGTCGTAAAACTTATTCCGAAATCATTTTAGAATCTAAAACAATTCTATGGAATGGGCCAATGGGTGTTTTTGAAATGGAACCCTTTCAGCATGGCACAGCAGAAATTGCAAAAAAAGTTGCTGAAGCTACTGAAAATGGATGCTTTTCTTTAGTTGGTGGTGGAGACTCTGTTTCTGCTGTTAAAAAATTTAAGCTGGAAGAAAAAATCAGCTATATCTCTACAGGTGGCGGAGCTTTATTAGAGTTTTTTGAAGGGAAAAAGCTACCCGGAATTATCGCATTAACAAACGAATAA